From Pulveribacter suum, a single genomic window includes:
- a CDS encoding NosR/NirI family protein: MSAHGFRFAAFLLTLMLSLLAPRVHAGAYEAELPANLATAPDMCALLPCAEVFPKAGHFSARKGQPPYVEAYDAPGGTLLGYVMLSTDITDTPAYSGKPVVTLIGMDKEGHFVGIKVLKHSEPILLLGIPESALINFNNQYVGKSVADTIEVGPSRPDENVIGVDAISGATVTVVAQNQVVMASGAAVARQTGIIAPTVREPARFAASGQSYDWAQLVQMGAVQRLLVKPEQVGLPRGPEPFIELWFGDLNHPDVGQSLLGKNGYERLHSGLKEGESALFVIKTAGAESFKGSGFVRGGIFDRVQVKQGADSFTFRDLDSLNLYGLDAAGAPRYTESSIFIIRSSSFSAAYPWKFAFLGNRVDRATGHRSFAVFESKYWLPAALLDGGRPKVEEPAAPWERIWKSQALPIGLFALLLVAVTVVYALRERLTRLSTHKNKWPVNGFKYAFWAISIFWIGFGYMAQPSITQVLTWFHSLLFQWTWSLFLSDPFIFLFWIFIIVTVFLFGRGLFCGWMCPFGSLQEGIYKISRAIGLGRFQTKLPQKWHDRLKWVKYAVFFVLLTVSMFSMGLAEKLAEVEPFKTTFLVGVMNRAWPYGLFVAAILGVSIFIERPYCKYICPLGASLAMPSTFRWFGLKRKQDCNSCKACAVGCGAQAIDTDGRIDHRECLHCLDCMILYTDTKGCPPLAKERKRREKDGLEITPIGKNGYFIPIHPAKVEDQILPKAKGGVDPRMPTDPTLPAHKRGVGFVRWLALELRDHLWPWSAEGWRSQRALQIAGLSLAVAATVAWVMTAMGHLSSGAIIGWWFGWSVYEVLIRLSGRRYVKDGPWWRDNYRVSGIFDMISYVGFKNLMIGAALFLVLQALGLFIP, encoded by the coding sequence ATGTCTGCCCACGGTTTCCGGTTCGCCGCTTTTCTCCTGACCTTGATGCTGTCCCTGCTGGCGCCGCGCGTCCACGCGGGCGCGTACGAGGCGGAACTGCCGGCCAATCTGGCCACTGCGCCGGACATGTGCGCCCTGCTACCCTGCGCCGAGGTGTTCCCCAAGGCGGGGCATTTCTCCGCGCGCAAGGGCCAGCCGCCCTATGTGGAGGCCTATGACGCCCCCGGCGGCACGCTGCTGGGCTACGTCATGCTGTCCACCGACATCACCGACACGCCGGCGTACTCCGGCAAGCCGGTGGTCACCCTGATCGGGATGGACAAGGAAGGGCATTTCGTCGGCATCAAGGTGCTCAAGCACTCCGAGCCCATCTTGCTGCTGGGCATCCCCGAGTCGGCGCTCATCAACTTCAACAACCAGTACGTGGGCAAGTCGGTCGCCGACACCATCGAGGTCGGCCCCTCGCGCCCGGACGAGAACGTGATCGGCGTGGACGCCATCTCCGGCGCCACCGTCACCGTCGTGGCGCAAAACCAGGTGGTGATGGCCTCGGGCGCTGCCGTGGCGCGCCAGACCGGCATCATCGCCCCCACGGTGCGCGAGCCGGCACGCTTTGCCGCCAGCGGCCAGTCCTACGACTGGGCCCAGCTGGTGCAGATGGGCGCCGTGCAGCGCCTGCTGGTCAAGCCCGAGCAGGTAGGCCTGCCGCGCGGGCCCGAGCCCTTCATCGAACTGTGGTTCGGCGACCTGAACCATCCCGACGTCGGCCAGAGCCTGCTGGGCAAGAACGGCTACGAGCGTCTGCACTCCGGCCTGAAGGAAGGCGAGAGCGCGCTGTTCGTCATCAAGACGGCCGGGGCCGAGTCCTTCAAGGGCTCGGGTTTCGTGCGCGGCGGCATCTTCGACCGGGTGCAGGTCAAGCAGGGGGCGGACTCGTTCACCTTCCGCGACCTGGACTCGCTCAACCTCTACGGGCTGGACGCAGCCGGCGCGCCGCGCTACACCGAATCGAGCATCTTCATCATCCGCTCGTCCTCGTTCTCGGCCGCCTACCCCTGGAAGTTCGCCTTCCTGGGCAACCGGGTGGACCGCGCCACCGGCCACCGCAGCTTCGCGGTGTTCGAGTCCAAGTACTGGCTGCCCGCCGCCCTGCTGGACGGCGGCCGCCCGAAGGTGGAGGAGCCCGCCGCGCCCTGGGAGCGCATCTGGAAGTCGCAGGCCCTGCCGATCGGCCTGTTCGCCCTGCTGCTGGTGGCCGTCACGGTGGTCTATGCCCTGCGCGAGCGCCTCACGCGCCTGTCCACGCACAAGAACAAGTGGCCGGTCAACGGCTTCAAGTACGCCTTCTGGGCCATCAGCATCTTCTGGATCGGCTTTGGATATATGGCCCAGCCGTCCATCACGCAGGTGTTGACCTGGTTCCACTCCCTCTTGTTCCAGTGGACGTGGTCGCTGTTCCTGTCCGATCCGTTCATCTTCCTGTTCTGGATCTTCATCATCGTCACGGTGTTCCTGTTCGGACGCGGGCTGTTCTGCGGCTGGATGTGCCCGTTCGGCTCGCTTCAGGAGGGCATCTACAAGATCTCCCGCGCCATCGGCCTGGGGCGCTTCCAGACCAAGCTGCCGCAGAAGTGGCACGACCGGCTGAAATGGGTGAAGTACGCGGTGTTCTTCGTCCTGCTCACGGTGTCGATGTTCTCCATGGGCCTGGCCGAGAAGCTGGCCGAGGTCGAGCCGTTCAAGACCACCTTCCTGGTCGGCGTGATGAACCGCGCCTGGCCCTACGGCCTGTTCGTGGCCGCCATCCTGGGCGTGTCCATCTTCATCGAGCGGCCGTACTGCAAGTACATCTGCCCGCTGGGCGCCTCGCTGGCCATGCCCAGCACGTTCCGCTGGTTTGGCCTCAAGCGCAAGCAGGACTGCAACAGCTGCAAGGCCTGCGCCGTGGGCTGCGGCGCCCAGGCCATCGACACGGATGGCCGCATCGACCACCGCGAGTGCCTGCACTGCCTGGACTGCATGATCCTGTACACCGACACCAAAGGCTGCCCGCCCCTGGCCAAGGAGCGCAAGCGCCGCGAAAAGGACGGCCTGGAGATCACGCCCATCGGCAAGAACGGCTACTTCATCCCCATCCACCCGGCCAAGGTCGAGGACCAGATCCTGCCCAAGGCCAAGGGCGGCGTGGACCCGCGCATGCCCACCGACCCCACCTTGCCGGCGCACAAGCGCGGCGTGGGCTTCGTGCGCTGGCTGGCACTGGAGCTGCGCGACCACCTGTGGCCCTGGAGCGCGGAGGGCTGGCGCAGCCAGCGCGCGCTGCAGATCGCCGGGCTGTCGCTGGCCGTGGCGGCCACCGTCGCCTGGGTCATGACGGCCATGGGGCACCTGTCCTCGGGCGCCATCATCGGCTGGTGGTTCGGCTGGAGCGTCTATGAGGTGCTGATCCGCCTGTCGGGCCGCCGCTACGTCAAGGACGGCCCGTGGTGGCGCGACAATTACCGCGTCTCCGGCATCTTCGACATGATCAGCTACGTGGGCTTCAAGAACCTGATGATTGGCGCGGCGCTGTTCCTGGTGCTGCAGGCGCTGGGCCTGTTCATTCCATGA